Proteins encoded in a region of the Prunus persica cultivar Lovell chromosome G4, Prunus_persica_NCBIv2, whole genome shotgun sequence genome:
- the LOC18779008 gene encoding uncharacterized protein At4g14342 has protein sequence MQASDRFNINSQLEHLQAKYVGTGHADLNRYEWAVNIQRDSYASYVGHYPILAYFALAENESIGRERYNFMQKMLLPCGPPPEREDD, from the exons ATGCAG GCCAGTGATAGGTTCAACATCAATTCCCAGCTTGAGCACCTTCAAGCTAAATACGTCGGAACCGGGCATGCCGACTTGAACAGATA TGAGTGGGCCGTGAATATTCAGCGTGATAGCTACGCATCCTACGTTGGCCACTATCCCATTCTTGCATACTTTGCTCTTGCCGAGAATGAGTCAATTGGAAGAGAACGCTACAACTTTATGCAG AAAATGCTTTTGCCTTGTGGTCCTCCCccagagagagaagatgatTGA
- the LOC18779030 gene encoding AUGMIN subunit 4 isoform X1, translating to MVKGLQLPGQQNLPPDVTHLIDQLERHCLAPDASLVSKSAYFDLQLAREEMSNERLRYLEAMAIYSEAIAMVEEYEQGLSNSPQLYETLEHRMTIAEAAQRLRLPLISKDGEIHEDEIEKCGMMSRSSLDSTCTSFTVSSSSNSTNCTTANSNSAANNNMSLSAADVVEPAIGGVPNCFLGITPGYLWQTQLQQTPFSMDMTEYQLCLSHEIEARLKAKCDVLADAFVMDDIDSSPRHQISSAPLPERIKLIIEETEREEAALQEDLYSADRKFSEYYNVLEQIVGVLMKLVKDLKLQHQHKYDEQQKIWLCKRCETMSAKLRKLKYSVLGQTYTRDSVPALYKIRKYLLDATKEADATYDKAITRLREYQDVDPHFDKIARQYHDIVKELENMQWTIHQVEMDLKHLPDQPNA from the exons ATGGTGAAGGGGCTGCAACTACCAGGACAACAAAACCTGCCACCCGATGTGACCCATCTCATCGATCAGCTGGAACGCCACTGCCTGGCTCCCGATGCTTCCCTCGTCTCCAAATCCGCTTACTTCGACCTCcaactt GCCAGGGAGGAAATGTCCAACGAAAGACTGCGTTACTTGGAAGCCATG GCAATTTACAGTGAGGCAATTGCAATGGTGGAGGAGTATGAACAAGGCTTGAGCAACTCTCCTCAG CTGTATGAAACATTAGAGCATCGTATGACTATTGCGGAAGCAGCTCAAAGGTTGAGGCTTCCTCTTATCTCCAAGGATGGTGAAATTCATGAGGACGAAATTGAAAAATGCGGGATGATGTCACGTAGTTCCCTTGATAGCACTTGCACCAGTTTTACAGTTAGCTCAAGTTCCAACTCGACAAATTGTACTACTGCAAATAGCAATAGTGCAGCAAACAACAATATGTCTCTTAGTGCCGCTGATGTTGTGGAACCTGCAATTGGTGGTGTACCCAATTGCTTTCTTGGGATTACACCTGGTTATCTATGGCAAACACAGCTCCAGCAAACCCCCTTCTCCATG GATATGACAGAATACCAGTTGTGTCTTTCCCATGAGATTGAGGCTCGTTTGAAAGCTAAATGTGATGTGTTAGCTGATGCCTTTGTCATGGATGACatag ATTCATCACCCAGGCATCAAATTTCAAGTGCTCCGCTTCCAGAAAG GATAAAGTTGATAATCGAGGAAACAGAAAGGGAGGAAGCAGCTCTTCAGGAAGATCTATATTCTGCAGATAGAAAATTTTCTGAGTATTATAAT GTCTTAGAGCAGATAGTGGGGGTTCTTATGAAGCTGGTCAAAGATTTGAAGTTGCAACATCAACATAAATAT gATGAACAGCAAAAGATATGGCTGTGCAAAAGGTGTGAGACAATGAGTGCAAAATTGAG GAAACTGAAATATTCTGTCCTCGGTCAAACTTATACAAGGGATTCGGTACCTGCCCTATATAAAATACG GAAGTATCTTCTTGATGCTACAAAAGAAGCTGATGCTACATATGATAAAGCG ATTACCCGCCTTCGCGAGTACCAGGATGTTGATCCTCACTTTGATAAAATTGCAAGGCAGTACCATGATATCGTAAAG GAATTGGAAAATATGCAATGGACGATCCACCAGGttgaaatggacttgaaacaCCTCCCAGATCAACCCAATGCCTAG
- the LOC18779030 gene encoding AUGMIN subunit 4 isoform X2, whose amino-acid sequence MLPSSPNPLTSTSNLPGRKCPTKDCVTWKPCEAIAMVEEYEQGLSNSPQLYETLEHRMTIAEAAQRLRLPLISKDGEIHEDEIEKCGMMSRSSLDSTCTSFTVSSSSNSTNCTTANSNSAANNNMSLSAADVVEPAIGGVPNCFLGITPGYLWQTQLQQTPFSMDMTEYQLCLSHEIEARLKAKCDVLADAFVMDDIDSSPRHQISSAPLPERIKLIIEETEREEAALQEDLYSADRKFSEYYNVLEQIVGVLMKLVKDLKLQHQHKYDEQQKIWLCKRCETMSAKLRKLKYSVLGQTYTRDSVPALYKIRKYLLDATKEADATYDKAITRLREYQDVDPHFDKIARQYHDIVKELENMQWTIHQVEMDLKHLPDQPNA is encoded by the exons ATGCTTCCCTCGTCTCCAAATCCGCTTACTTCGACCTCcaactt GCCAGGGAGGAAATGTCCAACGAAAGACTGCGTTACTTGGAAGCCATG TGAGGCAATTGCAATGGTGGAGGAGTATGAACAAGGCTTGAGCAACTCTCCTCAG CTGTATGAAACATTAGAGCATCGTATGACTATTGCGGAAGCAGCTCAAAGGTTGAGGCTTCCTCTTATCTCCAAGGATGGTGAAATTCATGAGGACGAAATTGAAAAATGCGGGATGATGTCACGTAGTTCCCTTGATAGCACTTGCACCAGTTTTACAGTTAGCTCAAGTTCCAACTCGACAAATTGTACTACTGCAAATAGCAATAGTGCAGCAAACAACAATATGTCTCTTAGTGCCGCTGATGTTGTGGAACCTGCAATTGGTGGTGTACCCAATTGCTTTCTTGGGATTACACCTGGTTATCTATGGCAAACACAGCTCCAGCAAACCCCCTTCTCCATG GATATGACAGAATACCAGTTGTGTCTTTCCCATGAGATTGAGGCTCGTTTGAAAGCTAAATGTGATGTGTTAGCTGATGCCTTTGTCATGGATGACatag ATTCATCACCCAGGCATCAAATTTCAAGTGCTCCGCTTCCAGAAAG GATAAAGTTGATAATCGAGGAAACAGAAAGGGAGGAAGCAGCTCTTCAGGAAGATCTATATTCTGCAGATAGAAAATTTTCTGAGTATTATAAT GTCTTAGAGCAGATAGTGGGGGTTCTTATGAAGCTGGTCAAAGATTTGAAGTTGCAACATCAACATAAATAT gATGAACAGCAAAAGATATGGCTGTGCAAAAGGTGTGAGACAATGAGTGCAAAATTGAG GAAACTGAAATATTCTGTCCTCGGTCAAACTTATACAAGGGATTCGGTACCTGCCCTATATAAAATACG GAAGTATCTTCTTGATGCTACAAAAGAAGCTGATGCTACATATGATAAAGCG ATTACCCGCCTTCGCGAGTACCAGGATGTTGATCCTCACTTTGATAAAATTGCAAGGCAGTACCATGATATCGTAAAG GAATTGGAAAATATGCAATGGACGATCCACCAGGttgaaatggacttgaaacaCCTCCCAGATCAACCCAATGCCTAG
- the LOC109948634 gene encoding zinc finger MYM-type protein 1-like: MADYSPNIRDEIRRAYLQKGPCQPRSYKFPQTNQSGINRRFIAHWFDDHDWLEYSIAKDAAFCLHCYLFKSNFDQVGGDAFTGVGFNNWKKAKERFNLHIGPVDSVHNQAREVAYNLMHQTTHIETIVIKQTSQARTAYRTCLNASLKCTRYLLRQGLSFRGHDESVQSSNKGNYLELLQFLADHDEKVKAVVLKNAPKNLKLIAPSIQKDLVNSCAKETIDLILSDVKDRYFSIMVDEARDVSIKEQMAMVLRYGNDKGQIIERFVGVQHVTDTTSSALKEVIDEFFSSANLSFSKLRGQGYDGASNMRGEFNGLKTKILREQPCAFYVHCFAHQLQLAIVAVAKKNIDVNSFFTTANSLVNVVGASCKRRDALRAQYQEELVRAFEDDCLITGRGLNQERILKRAGDTRWNSHYGTLISIISMFPYVVNLLQMIVDDNPNDSSGEAYKLWREIQSFEFVFHLFVMKAILGITNTLSLALQKKDQDIVSAMNLVKTCKENLQLMRDNEFEELVEQASSFCYKHDIIVPTMDEEYVIPGRSRRNAPMKTNYHRYRVETFIHVIDGQLAELNDRFNEVSTELLTCLACLSPKNNFVAFDKRKLVRLAQFYPYDFSDRDLLMLEDQLGVYVHHMGSSSDFSQLEGISSLAEKMVEKGMHEIFPFVYLLLTLALVLPVATASVERAFSAMNIIKNPLRNRMGDQWLNDSLIVYIERDVFSCIDNEIIMQRFQNMKTRRGQL; the protein is encoded by the coding sequence ATGGCAGATTATAGTCCTAATATTCGGGATGAGATCCGAAGAGCATATCTACAAAAGGGACCTTGTCAACCTAGAAGTTATAAGTTCCCACAAACTAATCAATCAGGAATTAATAGACGCTTCATTGCTCATTGGTTTGATGATCATGATTGGTTGGAATATAGTATTGCTAAAGATGCTGCGTTTTGTCTTCATTGTTATCTCTTCAAATCTAATTTTGATCAAGTGGGTGGTGATGCATTCACTGGGGTAGGCTTCAATAATTGGAAGAAGGCGAAAGAAAGATTTAACCTTCATATTGGACCAGTTGATAGTGTTCACAACCAAGCTAGAGAAGTTGCTTACAATTTGATGCATCAAACTACACACATTGAAACAATTGTGATCAAGCAAACAAGCCAAGCTCGCACGGCTTATCGCACTTGCTTGAATGCATCACTTAAGTGCACTAGGTATTTGTTGCGGCAAGGGCTTTCTTTTCGTGGTCATGATGAAAGTGTACAATCAAGTAATAAAGGGAATTATTTAGAGCTCTTGCAATTTCTTGCGGATCATGATGAAAAAGTTAAGGCCGTTGTGTTGAAAAATGCTCCGAAAAATTTAAAGTTAATAGCTCCTTCAATTCAAAAAGATCTTGTCAATTCTTGTGCCAAAGAAACCATTGATCTTATCTTGAGTGATGTAAAAGAtagatatttttcaataatggtGGATGAAGCACGTGATGTTTCAATAAAGGAGCAAATGGCGATGGTGTTGCGTTATGGGAATGACAAAGGGCAAATAATTGAAAGGTTTGTGGGGGTTCAACATGTAACCGACACTACTTCAAGTGCACTAAAGGAAGTAATTGATGAATTCTTTTCTTCCGCGAATTTGAGCTTTTCCAAGCTACGAGGACAAGGTTATGATGGAGCTAGCAATATGAGAGGTGAGTTCAATGGCCTTAAgacaaagattttgagagaaCAACCTTGTGCATTTTATGTTCATTGCTTTGCTCATCAACTTCAACTAGCTATTGTTGCGGtagcaaagaaaaacattgatGTCAACTCTTTTTTCACAACGGCTAATAGTTTGGTTAATGTTGTTGGAGCATCTTGTAAGCGTCGCGATGCACTTAGAGCACAATACCAAGAAGAGCttgtgagagcttttgaaGATGATTGTCTTATAACGGGGCGTGGCTTAAATCAAGAAAGGATTCTCAAACGTGCCGGCGATACACGATGGAACTCACATTATGGTACGTTGATTAGTATCATTTCTATGTTCCCATATGTGGTGAATTTGCTTCAAATGATTGTTGATGATAATCCTAATGATAGTTCGGGTGAAGCCTATAAGTTATGGAGAGAAATAcaatcttttgagtttgtgtttcacTTATTTGTAATGAAAGCTATATTGGGAATAACAAACACTTTGTCTCTAGcattgcaaaagaaagatcaagacaTTGTAAGTGCAATGAATTTAGTGAAAACATGCAAGGAAAACCTGCAGTTGATGAGGGATAATGAGTTTGAAGAATTGGTTGAGCAAGCATCCTCGTTTTGTTACAAACATGATATTATAGTTCCTACCATGGATGAGGAATATGTAATTCCAGGGAGATCGCGGCGTAATGCTCCAATGAAGACAAATTATCATCGTTATCGTGTGGAGACCTTTATTCATGTAATTGATGGGCAACTTGCGGAATTAAATGATCGCTTCAACGAGGTAAGTACTGAGTTACTTACTTGTTTGGCATGCTTGAGTCCAAAAAATAACTTTGTGGCTTTTGACAAACGAAAGCTAGTTCGTCTTGCTCAATTTTATCCTTATGATTTTTCGGATAGAGACTTATTGATGCTTGAAGATCAACTTGGTGTTTATGTTCATCATATGGGTTCGAGTAgtgatttttctcaattggAAGGGATTAGTAGTCTTGCGGAAAAAATGGTGGAGAAAGGAATGCATgaaatatttccttttgtgtATTTGCTTCTTACATTGGCTTTGGTTTTACCGGTTGCAACTGCATCAGTGGAGAGGGCATTTTCCGCtatgaatattattaaaaatccaCTTCGCAACAGAATGGGAGATCAATGGTTGAATGATAGCTTGATTGTTTACATTGAGAGAGatgttttttcttgtattgATAACGAAATTATAATGCAACGTTTTCAGAATATGAAAACTCGTCGTGGACAATTGTAA
- the LOC18780210 gene encoding indole-3-acetate O-methyltransferase 1 has product MASDGQHVVVSNMEVENLDGGKEDADISKTQGDNVITKLEKILSMKGGKGELSYANNSKSQAEHARSMLPLLKETLDRVQLSSREAPFVVVDLGCSSGSNTIYIIDVIIKHMAKRYEALGYHPPEFAAFFSDLPSNDFNTLFQFLPPMANHGGSMEETIAADSHRSYFAAGVPGSFYRRLFPSRSIDVFHSAFSLHWLSQVPESVLDMKSAAYNKGRVFIHGANKSTANAYKKQFQTDLASFLRSRAKELKKGGSMFLVCLGRTSVDPTDQSGLGLLLGTYIQGAWDDLVQEGLINSEKRDSFNIPVYASSLQDFREVVEADGSFTINKLEIFKGGSPIVVNQPDDAAEVGRALANTCRSATGVLIDAHIGEHLGNELFSRVEQRSSRHAKELLEHIQMFYIVASISLA; this is encoded by the exons GGAGACAATGTTATTACAAAGCTTGAGAAGATACTAAGCATGAAAGGAGGCAAAGGAGAGTTAAGCTATGCTAACAATTCCAAATCCCAG gCCGAACATGCAAGATCCATGCTTCCCCTGCTTAAAGAAACCCTAGACAGAGTGCAACTGAGCTCTCGAGAAGCCCCCTTTGTGGTTGTGGACCTTGGATGCTCAAGTGGAAGCAACACCATCTACATCATAGACGTGATCATCAAACACATGGCCAAGCGCTATGAGGCCTTGGGATATCACCCGCCTGAGTTCGCAGCCTTTTTCTCTGATCTCCCTAGCAATGACTTCAACACCCTCTTCCAGTTCCTCCCTCCAATGGCCAACCACGGTGGTAGCATGGAGGAGACCATCGCAGCCGACAGCCACCGCTCCTACTTCGCTGCAGGGGTACCCGGCTCCTTCTACCGGCGGCTTTTTCCTTCAAGGTCCATTGACGTTTTTCACTCGGCGTTTTCTTTGCATTGGCTCTCACAG GTGCCAGAGAGTGTGCTGGACATGAAATCAGCAGCCTACAACAAGGGAAGGGTGTTTATTCATGGAGCAAATAAGAGCACGGCCAATGCATACAAGAAGCAGTTCCAGACAGACTTGGCAAGCTTTCTCAGGTCAAGAGCCAAGGAGCTCAAGAAAGGTGGCTCTATGTTTCTCGTCTGTTTGGGAAGGACCTCAGTGGACCCCACTGACCAAAGTGGCCTAGGCCTTCTCTTGGGGACCTACATTCAGGGTGCTTGGGATGATCTTGTCCAAGAG GGTCTTATCAATAGTGAGAAGCGTGACAGTTTCAACATTCCTGTGTATGCTTCAAGCTTACAAGATTTCAGGGAAGTAGTGGAAGCTGATGGCTCATTCACCATAAACAAGCTTGAGATTTTCAAAGGAGGAAGCCCCATTGTAGTAAACCAACCAGATGATGCAGCCGAAGTCGGTCGAGCCCTTGCCAACACTTGTAGGAGTGCAACCGGAGTGCTCATTGATGCACACATAGGTGAGCACCTTGGCAATGAGTTGTTTTCAAGAGTGGAACAAAGGAGCTCAAGACATGCCAAAGAGCTACTGGAGCATATACAAATGTTTTACATAGTGGCATCAATTTCTCTTGCTTAA